TTTTCTTGGGAACAATTCTAGGATTTTTTGTTGCCCTTTGTCGGATGTCACACCTTTGGCCCTTGAGATGGTTGGCAGCAAGTCATGTCTCACTCATGCGAGGAATTCCCCTTATGGTCTTACTTTTCTTTATCTATTTTGGTTTGCCATTTATGGGGATTGAGCTTGATGCTATTGCAGCTACCATTATTGCCTTTACCTTTATGTCTAGTGCTTATATTTCTGAAATTATTCGTTCGTCCTTGGCAGCAGTGGATAATGGTCAGTGGGAAGCAGCGCGTTCTTTGGGGCTTAGAACACCAATTATTTATCGCAAAGTTATTATTCCTCAGGCTATTCGTATCGCTTTACCTCCGCTTAGTAACGTCCTTTTAGATATGGTCAAAAGCACAGCATTAACAGCTATGATTACTGTTCCAGAGATGTTTAACAAAGCTAAAATCATCGGTGGTGCCAAGTCAGACTATATGACTGTCTATATCGTAGTTGCCCTCATGTACTGGGTGATTTGTACCCTATACGCTATTGGACAAGACAAGATGGAAAAGCATTTGGCTTTTTAAGGTTACACCAAGGTTTGGATACCCTTCCAAGCCTTATTTTTCTTGCCATTATGATAAAATAGAAGTCAGAAAGTTGAGGTGCTTGTGATGAACATTCAACATCATTTTGAAAATAATACCCTGCCAGATTTGTATAGTAAACACACGGACAAACCTGTTGATGGTTTTTCGGTGACATCATTCCCTTTTGAGATTACTACTTTACCTGAAAATACTGTTAGCCTAGCTTGGAGTTTTACAGATAAGGATGCTATTCCTGTCTGCGGTTTTGAATACATTCACTGGGTGGTTGCCAATGTTTCCCCAGAACAACGTCAGATTAGCGAGGATTTCGCAAGCCAAGATAAAGGCCATCTCAAAGGTTCAAATAGCCTGACTAGTAAGTTTATGGCTAAAGATTTTGGAGATTTATCCAAAACTTATATCGGTCCCTGTCCTCCCGATAAAGATCATCTTTACACGTTAACAGTTTTTGCCTTGGATAAGGAGTTAGATTTAAAAGAAGGATTCTTTCTCAATGAGCTTCATCATGCTATGAAGGGACATATTTTGGCTCAAACTAGCCATGATTTTGTCGGAAAGGCATAGGAGTGGTGTATGGAACATTCAAAATGGCATGATTTATTAAAAAAACAGTTACCAGCAGATTATTTTTCGCAAATCAATCATTTTTTAGATGATGTCTACCGTCAAGGAATAATCTATCCCAAGCGCGAAAATATTTTTAAGGCACTTTCTAAGACAGATTACGATCAGGTAAAGGTGCTTATCTTAGGTCAGGATCCTTATCATGGTCCAGGACAAGCTCAAGGTCTATCTTTTTCAGTACCTGATGATATGCCTGCTCCTCCATCTCTACAAAATATTTTGAAAGAACTGGCTGATGATATTGGGTTACGGTCCCACCATGATTTAACCACTTGGGCTGAAGAAGGTGTCTTACTTTTAAATGCTTGCTTAACTGTACCTGCAGGCCAAGCAAATGGTCACGCTAATCTAATTTGGGAGCCCTTTACTGACGCTGTTATTTCCCTACTTGACCAGCGAGAAGAACCACTTGTTTTTATCCTTTGGGGAGCCTATGCTCGCAAGAAAAAGACATTGATCAAAAATTCTAAGCATCTTATTCTTGAAGCACCACATCCTAGTCCACTCTCAAGTTATCGTGGTTTTTTTGGTAGCAAACCTTTTTCTAAAACCAACCAGTTTTTAGAAAAACATCATCAACATCCAATCAACTGGTTGCAGTAGCAAAGGAAATCTTATGTTAAACATTATTGATATTCAGAAGGCCCACGAAACCTTTACAGGACCTGATTTTCCAAAATTGATTCAAGCATTTAAGGAGATGGGGATGGTAGCAAATACAGTCTCTCTTGAGAAAGGACTGGTAACTTATACCGATTTGGTAGGTGACTCTGTTCAACAAACAGGCTACCAAGTTCACACCTTAATTGCACTTCAAGCAGACAAGGAACAAGCTCAAGCTGATTTGAAAGCTCATCAATCAGGTCAGACTACATTTCCAACTTTTTGCGAAGATATGGCTAAATCAGGCATTGCCTACTGGACCATTGATTTAGAAGCGATGACCTGCACTTATTATGACCAAAACGATAAAGCAGTTATCATAGAGAATATTCCAAGTGTCTCATTTCAGAATCAAGGAGAGAACGCCATGTCATTAACATTATCAGATTTACAAGACTATTTAGCTAATCATTACGGTGATGATCGAGATGAACAAGGTTTTTTTATGAAGTTAGTTGAGGAAGTGGGGGAAGTTGCTGAACTGCTCAATAAAAGAGCTAAGCGGAAAAGTTCAGGTTCTGAAAATTTGCAAGAAGAGCTGGGCAAAGAGTTGGCAGATCTTATCCACTATGTTGTTGCTATTGCTACGGTGAATCAAATTGATTTAACCAGTGTCATTATTGAAAAAGATAGAAGTGCAGCTCTTAAGTACCAGCATGAAGAGAATTTAGAAACATTTTTGTCCAAGCTTCATTCAAATTTGTAATGATTGCAATAGTTAAAAAAGGAGAACCTATGTTACTCATAAAAAACGGTCGTGTTATTGATCCCAATTCCAAGTTTGATCAGGTTTGCGATATCTTGATTGATGGTCAGAAGATTGTCAAAATAGCCAAAGATATTCAGGTCAAAGATGCACAAGTCATTGAGGCTAGTGGTAAAATCGTGGCGCCTGGCTTGGTAGATATTCATGTTCACTTTAGAGAACCAGGACAAACGCATAAAGAAGACATTCATACGGGCGCTAAGGCAGCAGCAGCTGGTGGCTTTACAACGGTTGTTATGATGGCTAATACTAACCCTACTATTTCAACAGTGGAAACCCTGAAAGAGGTTTTAGAATCAGCTGCCAAGGAAGCCATTCATATCAAGTCTAATGCTTCAGCTACTCTGAATTTTGATGGCAAAACTATAACTGACTTTGAAAATCTTCTTAAGGCTGGAGCAGTAGGGATTTCAGACGATGGTATTCCTTTAGAAAATGCTGGTGTTGTCCGTCAAGTTTTCAAAAAAGCTAAAGCCTTAGACGCAGTTATCGCTCTTCATGAGGAAGATCCAAATCTCAATGGTATTTTGGGGCTAAATGAAACGATTGCTAGATCTCATTTTGATTGTGGAGGTGCAAGAGGGGTTGCTGAGTACTCCATGATGGCACGTGATGCCATGATTGCTTATGAAGTAGGTAATAAATTTCATGTACAGCATTTGTCTAAAGCGGAATCCGTTAAGGTAGTTGCCTTCGTTCAAGGATTGGGGGCTAAGGTAACGGCAGAAGTATCGCCTCAACATTTTTCGAAAACAGAAAACCTCCTCCTTGAAAAAGGAGCTAATGCTAAGATGAATCCCCCTCTGCGCTTGGAAGAAGACCGTTTGGCTGTCATTGAAGGGCTGAAATCAGGTGTCATCTCAATCATTGCGACTGACCATGCTCCCCATCATAAAGATGAAAAAAATGTAGACGATGTCACCCAGGCTCCTTCTGGAATGACTGGTCTAGAAACCTCTCTTTCTCTTGGTCTGACTTACTTGGTCGAACCACGACATCTGACATTGTCAGAACTCTTAGCAAAAATGACGATTAATCCTGCTAAACTTTATGGTTTTGATGCAGGTTACTTAGCAGAGAATGGACCAGCAGATTTAGTGATTTTCTCTCAAGAAGACCGAACGATTACTGAAGATTTCAAATCAAAAGCTTCTAATTCCCCCTTTATTGGAGAGACATTAAAAGGTAAAATTATCTATACCATCTGTAATGGGCAAATCGTCTATCAAGATAATTAGCATTTAACGATAAAAAACCTCCTTGTTACTTCATTTCTGACAAGGAGGTTATTTCTTTATTTAGGTTGTTGCTTGGTAATATTTAGACCAAATGGGACAAGGTTTTCTTTCTTAGCCTTGATACGTTTGATATTATCTTGGTGACGATAGACAATCACACCTGCCATGGCTAATACAACCAGAGTAAACAAGGGGTCATAATCCTTTAGAATAAAATCAAAAATAGGAAAGAGTAAGGCGCTTGCAGCTGCAATGAGAGCCACTGTGATACTAGTAAAGGAAATCATACTAGACAGTAAAAGTGTCACAATAAAAACGATAAGAAGGTAGAAGAGGAAAATTGGCGCAAAGCCAAGTAAGACACCCGCACTAGTTGCAACGGCTTTGCCACCTTTAAACTGAGCAAAAATCGGATAAGTGTGGCCGATAATAGCAAAGAAACCAACGAGGAGAGGCGAAATAGAACTGCTAAACCAAATCGCTAAAAGAACAGCTAAGGTTCCTTTTAATAAATCAACAGCAAGTGTGACAATACCCGCCTTTATTCCTAAAATACGGAAAGTATTGGTTGTGCCCATATTGCCAGAACCAAAATCACGCAAATTGATCTGGTAAAAATATTTACCAATCCAAAGTCCAGTAGGAATAGAGCCTAAGAAGTAGGCGATTAATACAAGTAAAATTGTTTTCATATATTCATTATAGCATAGCAGTCAAAACGAACAAACTTATTTTTAAGATTAATCTCTAAAATCGGAACGCCGACAACGTTTTTGAGTTTGTCTCGCCTTTACCTAATAAGTTTATGTCTGAAAGCATGTTAATCAAAAAACTATCGAACACATGAAATTATAATGGCTTAAACCTTTCTATTACGATAGGATGGTCTTGGTTATAACCAACTTTGTTTTTTCAGCATTATTCTTTGATTCTCGTAGAGGTTTGTAAAGCAACATCAGCATTGCAAATAGCTCTGCCTCTATGCCATTTTATAAAGAATACCTTAAATTTTTTTGCAAATTTTTGGGAAAACTTGTAATATAGGAAAGATGAAACTATTTGGAGGCTATTTTGGCTAAAAAAGAAATTAATATAAACAATTACGGCGATGATGCCATTCAAGTTTTAGAAGGGTTGGATGCGGTTCGTAAACGTCCTGGTATGTATATCGGGTCGACCGATGCGACAGGCCTCCATCATTTGGTTTGGGAAATCGTTGATAATGCTGTCGACGAAGCTCTCTCAGGATTTGGGGAAAAAATTTCAGTAACACTGAACAAAAATGGTTCCGTTAGTGTTGCGGATAATGGTCGCGGTATGCCAACAGGGAAACACGCCATGGGGATTCCAACCGTTCAAGTTATTTTCACGGTTCTCCATGCCGGTGGTAAGTTTGGTCAAGGTGGCTATAAAACATCAGGTGGGCTACACGGGGTTGGCTCTTCCGTCGTTAATGCCCTTTCTTCTTGGCTCGAAGTTGAAATTACCCGTGATGGAGCTGTTTATAAACAACGTTTTGAAAATGGTGGTAAGCCAGTCACAACCTTGAAAAAAATTGGCACGGCTCCCAAGTCTAAGACAGGGACAACCGTTACCTTTATGCCAGATGCTAGCATCTTTTCAACGACAGATTTTCGATTTAATACCATCTCAGATCGCCTCAAAGAGTCTGCCTTTCTCTTAAAGAATGTAACAATGACTCTTACTGATCTTCGTCCAGAAGAAGAGATTCACGAAGAGTTCCATTACGAAAACGGTGTAGAGGATTTTGTTGCCTACCTCAATGAAGACAAGGAAACCTTGACACCGATTATCTCTATTGAAGGAAGTGATCAGGATTTCCAAGTGGCTATCGCCATGCAGTACAACGATGGTTTTTCAGATAACATCCTTTCTTTTGTCAATAATGTCCGCACTAAAGACGGTGGAACACATGAGACAGGACTAAAGTCAGCTATTACCAAAGCGATGAATGACTATGCCCGTAAAACAGGATTACTAAAAGAAAAGGATAAAAACTTAGAAGGGTCTGATTATCGTGAAGGACTATCGGCAGTATTGTCCATCCTAGTTCCTGAAGAACACCTTCAGTTTGAAGGGCAAACTAAGGACAAACTGGGTTCACCATTAGCAAGACCAGTCGTTGATGGGATTGTCTCTGAAAAGTTGACCTATTTTCTTCTGGAGAATGGCGAAGTAGCTTCAAACCTTATTCGTAAAGCCATCCGTGCTAGGGACGCACGTGAAGCAGCCCGAAAAGCGCGTGATGAAAGCCGCAATGGCAAAAAGAACAAGAAGGATAAGGGGCTTCTATCAGGTAAATTGACGCCAGCACAGTCTAAAAATGCTAAGAAAAATGAACTGTATCTCGTCGAAGGGGATTCAGCCGGCGGTTCTGCCAAACAGGGACGTGACCGAAAATTCCAAGCTATTTTGCCGCTTCGTGGTAAGGTCTTGAATACTGAAAAAGCTAAAATGACTGATATCCTCAAAAATGAGGAAATCAACACTATGATTCATACGATTGGTGCAGGTGTGGGGGCTGATTTTAGCTTGGATGATATCAACTATGATAAAATTATCATCATGACCGATGCCGATACTGATGGTGCTCACATTCAAACACTTCTTTTGACCTTCTTTTATCGTTATATGAGACCGTTAGTAGAAGCAGGGCATGTCTTTATCGCTCTTCCTCCGCTCTATAAGATGTCTAAAGGTAAAGGTAAAAAAGAAGTGGTAGAGTACGCGTGGAGTGATGGCGAACTTGAAGAACTGCGTCAAAAATTTGGTAAAGGTTCGCTCTTGCAACGTTATAAAGGTCTTGGTGAAATGAATGCTGACCAGCTTTGGGAAACTACTATGAATCCCGAAACCCGCACTCTTATCAAGGTCACCATTGATGATTTGGCACGTGCTGAACGTCGTGTCTCAGTTCTTATGGGAGACAAGGCTGCTCCACGTCGCCAATGGATTGAAGACAATGTCAAGTTTACTTTGGAAGAAAGTACAGTATTTTAACTAGACTGGGTGACAAAAGAAATAGAATAAGAGGTGATATGATGAAACTAAACAAATCATTTAATAAACAACAAGCACTTGAAGAATTGCAAAGCCGTTATCAGAAGGCTGATGCCCTATTAAGAGATGATGCTAAAATGGAACCTTTTCTTGAAAAACTAGAAAAGAAACTAAAATGGATTCCTTTTGTTCGTCAAGAACTCAAAATGATTCCTATCTTAATCAGTATGGTTCGTAGCTATTGGAAAAAGGATTACACTCGTGTTCCTAGAAGAACCATGTTGGCCATCGTTAGTGCTCTTATCTATTTTCTATCTCCAATTGACGTTATTCCAGACTGGATTCCAGTATTAGGTCAAATGGATGACGCTCTTGTTGTAGCAACTTGCTGGAAGTTGGTTAATAAAGATGTTGAAGACTACCGTCAGTGGCAGAAAGAGCGAAAGAAACAGCAACTGACTAAATAGTTTATTTTAGTTGTGGACAGATGCTGTCTTTCTCATTAAAATGGACGATAAGGCTCTTCTGAATCACTTACAGATGAGTCAATTTAGCCACTTTTGATGAAAATACCAAGAAACCAAAATAAAAAAGGAATATTCCTTTACATACAAAGAAACAAGAAAGGACTGTTAGTTAGTCTTTCTAACTGAACACGCCCTGAAGGCTGTGTCAAGAAGATAAATCGTTTAGAAAATCAGGATTTTCTGCCGATTTCCTTTTTTGACTGTGCCTTTTTAAGGGGCTTTGTATCTTAATTTATGAGCAATATTCAAAACATGTCCCTTGAGGACATTATGGGAGAGCGCTTTGGTCGCTACTCCAAATACATCATTCAAGAACGTGCCTTACCGGACATTCGTGATGGTTTGAAACCCGTCCAACGACGTATTCTTTATTCTATGAATAAAGATGGCAATACCTTTGATAAGGGCTTTCGTAAATCGGCAAAGTCTGTCGGTAATATCATGGGGAATTATCATCCACACGGGGATAGTTCTATTTATGATGCCATGGTCCGTATGTCTCAGGATTGGAAAAACCGTGAAATTTTAGTTGAAATGCACGGAAATAACGGTTCTATGGATGGTGACCCTCCTGCGGCAATGCGTTATACAGAAGCTAGACTATCGGAAATAGCTGGTCATCTTCTGCGTGATATCGAGAAAAAAACAGTCCCTTGGGCATGGAACTTTGACGATACTGAAAAAGAACCGACCGTTCTACCAGCTGCCTTTCCAAACCTCTTGGTCAATGGAGCAACAGGTATTTCAGCTGGTTATGCCACCGATATTCCACCTCATAACTTATCAGAAGTTATTGATGCTGTGGTTTATATGATTGACCATCCGTCGGCTAAATTGGATAAATTGATGGCATTTCTACCTGGACCTGATTTTCCAACGGGAGCCATTATCCAAGGTAAGGATGACATTCGCAAGGCCTATGAAACGGGTAAAGGACGTGTTGTTGTTCGTTCACGTACGGAAATTGAAACCCTTCGTGGCGGTAAAGAACAAATCATTATTACTGAAATTCCTTACGAAATCAACAAGGCAGTTTTGGTCAAGAAAATTGATGACGTCCGTGTCAATAATAAAGTACCTGGTATTTCTGAAGTTCGTGATGAGTCTGACCGTGAGGGTTTGCGCATTGCTATTGAACTCAAAAAAGATGCCGATACTCAAACCATCTTGAATTACCTCTTCAAATATACCGATTTGCAGGTTAATTATAATTTCAATATGGTAGCCATTGACAACTACACACCTAAACAAGTTGGTCTCAAGAAAATCTTGTCCAGCTACATTGCCCATCGTCGTGATGTCATCGTTGCTCGTTCTAAGTTTGATAAGGAAAAAGCGGAAAAACGCCTTCATATTGTAGAAGGACTAATACGTGTTATATCTATTTTAGATGACGTGATTGCCCTTATCCGTGCTTCAGAAAACAAGTCTGATGCCAAAGAAAATCTCAAAGTATCCTACGAATTTTCCGAAGAACAGGCAGAAGCCATTGTGACCTTGCAACTTTATCGTCTGACCAACACGGACATTGTGACCTTGCAAAATGAGGAAGCCGAATTGCGTGAGCTAATTGCTACCTTAGCAGCAATCATCGGTGATGAAAGAACCATGTATAATGTTATGAAGCGTGAGTTACGTGACATTAAAAAACACTTTGGTAATCCACGTCGCTCGGACCTCGAAGCAGAAGCTGTTGCTATTGAAATTGACACGGCTAGTCTGATTGTTGAAGAAGAAACCTTTGTCAGTGTTACACGTGGTGGTTACATCAAGCGAACTAGCCCCCGCTCTTTCAATGCTTCAACAATAGAAGAGCTAGGTAAACGTGATGATGATGAACTCATTTTCTATACCCAGGCTAAAACAACTCAACACCTACTGATTTTCACCAACAAAGGTAATGTCATCTATCGCCCAGTCCACGAATTATCGGACATTCGTTGGAAGGACATTGGGGAGCACATTTCACAAAATATCACTAATATCAGTAATGATGAAGAAGTGCTCTACGCTGAAATTCTAGATGATTTTGAATCTGGTATTTACATGGCTGCTACTCAAGAAGGGCAAATTAAACGCTTCGAACGAAAAGAATTATCGCCATGGCGTACTTATCGTACAAAATCGGTTAAATTTGCTAAGCTAAAAAGTGACACTGATCAAGTCGTGACAGTCACGCCGATTAACTTAGAAGACATTATGGTTATCACACATAAAGGTTATGCTTTGCATTTTAGTGTGGAAGAAGTTCCAGTTGTCGGACCAAAAGCTGCAGGAGTTAAGGCTATTAACCTTAAAGATGATGATGATATCCAAAATGTCTTCTTGACCAATACATCAAGTTTCTATCTCCTTACTCAGAGAGGAAGCCTCAAGCGTATGAAGACAGCTGATATTCCACTCAGCAAACGTGCCGGTCGCGGATTACAAGTCCTTCGGGAATTAAAATCAAAACCACACCGTGTCTTCCAAGCAGGACCTGTTTATGCTTCAGACGGCAATCTCGGAGGTGAAATAGACCTTTTTACAGAGCCTATTGAAACAGAACGAGTCATTCTAGAGATTATTTCAAATACTGGAGAAAAAGCTGAAATGGATTTGGCAGTCTTGCCACTTTCAGAAAGAACAAGCAATGGTTCATTTGTGTCTGATACAATTTCAGAACAAGGTGTTTTTTCAGCAAAGATACTTTAAATTGACATTTGAATCGGATAATCAGTAGTCATCTAACAAATAGATAAAAGAGTTTGGCAAGTGTACTGCTCCAAAAATTTAGATACTAAATCTAAGGGTTGAGACGCAGTTCAATTGGCCAGCCTCTTTTCTTATTGTAAAAATTATCAGAATTTTGCAAAAAACTATTGAAAACTAAAAAAAAATGAGCTATACTAGTCAACAACTTTTAAAGAAAAGAGGTCGCTTATGGTAGTAGAACTAGATTGGGAAAATCTTGGATTTTCGTATCACAAATTACCTTACCGATATGTTTCACATTTTAAAGATGGTAAGTGGGATGAAGGAGAGTTAACGGAGAATGCGACACTAACCATTTCAGAAAGTTCACCGGCTCTTCATTATGGACAACAAGCTTTTGAAGGCTTAAAAGCCTATCGTACAAAAGATGGTAGTATTCAACTCTTTCGACCAGATAAAAATGCAGAACGCTTGCAAAACACTGCAGATCGACTACTAATGCCACAAGTACCTACTGATAAGTTTGTTGAGGCTTGTAAAGCTGTGGTAAGAGCAAATCATGAGTATGTCCCTCCTTATGGAACAGGTGGAACGCTCTATATACGTCCTTTATTAATTGGTGTAGGTAATGTCATTGGTGTTCATCCTGCTGATGAATATATTTTTACTGTATTTGCTATGCCAGTTGGGTCATATTTTAAGGGTGGACTTACTCCAACTAACTTCATCGTCTCAAAAGATTTTGATCGCGCAGCCCCTTATGGGACAGGAGCTGCTAAAGTCGGTGGTAACTATGCTGCCAGTCTTCTCCCAGGAAAGAAAGCCAAAGCTGCAGGTTTCTCTGACGTTATCTACCTAGATCCTGCCACTCATTCAAAAATCGAGGAAGTTGGAGCAGCAAATTTCTTTGGTATCACTGCAGATAACAAGTTTGTAACGCCGTTGAGTCCATCAATTTTGCCATCAATTACGAAATATTCGTTATTAGAACTTGCTGAGACACGTCTGGGTATGAAAGCCATCGAAGGTGATGTTCCAATTGATCAGCTAGACCGCTTTGTAGAAGCAGGAGCTTGTGGAACAGCAGCGGTTATTTCCCCGATCGGTGGGATTCAGTATCAAGATAAGCTTCATGTCTTTTACAGTGAAACTGAGGTCGGTCCAGTAACACGTCGATTGTATGATGAACTTGTTGGCATTCAATTTGGTGATGTTGAAGCGCCAGAAGGATGGGTTGTCAAAATAGATTAATAAGAAAGTGCTTGCACTCTTGCAAGCTCTTTTGTTTTTCGGTAAAATACTTTCTAGTAAGATAAGGAAAGGATGTAGTTTTTACTTCTAGAGTTTAAAACTACTCTGTAATTGAAATGAGCAAAAAAGAGAAAAAAATTGAAATTCAAGTTAGCGACGCACAAGTAGTGCTAAACAAGCAAAAAGTAGACGGCTACCAGTTACAGGCAGGTAAAAAAGTGATTGGTGAAATTGCTGAATTGGATAACCGCTTTGCTATTGTTGATAAAGAAACAGTGACTACATTTCACAAAACATTGGACGAAGCGGTTCAAGAAGTGATTGCTAATTATAATTTAAACCATTAAAAATTGTTAAACCTCTTGCAGCTTAACAAAAACTATGATAGAATAGTTTTTGTCGTTTGGAGAGATAGCGAAGTGGCTAAACGCGGCGGACTGTAAATCCGCTCCTTCGGGTTCGGGGGTTCGAATCCCTCTCTCTCCATTTTTTGGGGTATAGCCAAGCGGTAAGGCAAGGGACTTTGACTCCCTCATGCGTTGGTTCGAATCCAGCTACCCCAGTCATGGTATGTGGCAAAGCCTAATTGTCTTAGCGATCAGTTGTGCCCTTGCGAGTTACCTTGAGAAAATATATTGGTATCAAAAATCAGAATAGGCTGATTTTTGTTGGAGGATTTTTTAGAATGAATGAATTTGAAGATTTGCTAAACAGTGTTAGCGAAGTTAACCCTGGTGACGTTGTCACTGCAGAAGTTTTAACAGTTGATAACGATCAAGCAAACCTTGTCATCGAAGGTACTGGTGTTGAAGCCGTTCTTACTCTTCGTGAATTGACAAACGACCGCGATGCAGATATTAACGAACTTGTTAAAGCTGGCGAAACACTTGAAGTACTTGTTCTTCGTCAAGTAGTAGGTAAAGACACTGACACAGTAACTTTCCTAGTATCTAAAAAACGCTTGGAAGCTCGCAAAGCTTGGGACAAACTTGTTGGACGTGAAGATGAAGTTGTAACTGTTAAAGGTACTCGTGCTGTTAAAGGTGGCCTTTCAGTAGAATTTGAAGGTCTTCGTGGATTTATTCCAGCATCAATGATTGATACTCGTTTTGTTCGCAACACTGAACAATTTGTAGGTCAAGAATTTGATGCAAAAATCAAAGAAGTTGATCCAGCAGAAAATCGTTTCATCTTATCACGTCGTGATGTTGTTGAAGCAGAAGCTGCAGAAGCACGTAAAGAAATCTTCTCAAAAATTGAAGAAGGTTCAGTAGTTACTGGTAAAGTTGCTCGTTTAACAAGTTTTGGTGCTTTCATCGATCTTGGTGGTGTTGACGGACTTGTTCACGTAACTGAATTGTCACACGAACGTAACGTATCACCTAAATCAGTTGTTTCAGTTGGTGATGAAGTAGAAGTTAAAGTTCTTTCTATCGATGAAGAAGCTGGACGTGTATCACTTTCACTTAAAGCTACAACACCTGGCCCATGGGATGGCGTTGACCAAAAATTGGCTAAAGGTGATGTTATTGAAGGTAAAGTTAAACGTCTTACAGACTTTGGTGCCTTTGTAGAAGTTCTTCCAGGTATTGATGGACTTGTTCACATTTCACAAATCTCACACAAACGTGTTGAAAATCCAAAAGATGTTCTTTCAGTAGGTCAAGATGTTAGTGTTAAAGTTCTTGAAGTTGACTCTTCAGCAGAACGTGTATCACTTTCAATCAAAGCTCTTGAAGAGCGTCCAGCACAAGCTGAAGGTGAAAACAACAACGGAGAAAAACGTCAATCACGTCCTCGCCGTCCAAAACGCGAAGCTAAACGTGATTACGAATTGCCAGAAACACAAACTGGATTCTCAATGGCTGACCTCTTTGGTGA
The sequence above is drawn from the Streptococcus pluranimalium genome and encodes:
- a CDS encoding dihydroorotase, which encodes MLLIKNGRVIDPNSKFDQVCDILIDGQKIVKIAKDIQVKDAQVIEASGKIVAPGLVDIHVHFREPGQTHKEDIHTGAKAAAAGGFTTVVMMANTNPTISTVETLKEVLESAAKEAIHIKSNASATLNFDGKTITDFENLLKAGAVGISDDGIPLENAGVVRQVFKKAKALDAVIALHEEDPNLNGILGLNETIARSHFDCGGARGVAEYSMMARDAMIAYEVGNKFHVQHLSKAESVKVVAFVQGLGAKVTAEVSPQHFSKTENLLLEKGANAKMNPPLRLEEDRLAVIEGLKSGVISIIATDHAPHHKDEKNVDDVTQAPSGMTGLETSLSLGLTYLVEPRHLTLSELLAKMTINPAKLYGFDAGYLAENGPADLVIFSQEDRTITEDFKSKASNSPFIGETLKGKIIYTICNGQIVYQDN
- a CDS encoding YbhB/YbcL family Raf kinase inhibitor-like protein; this translates as MNIQHHFENNTLPDLYSKHTDKPVDGFSVTSFPFEITTLPENTVSLAWSFTDKDAIPVCGFEYIHWVVANVSPEQRQISEDFASQDKGHLKGSNSLTSKFMAKDFGDLSKTYIGPCPPDKDHLYTLTVFALDKELDLKEGFFLNELHHAMKGHILAQTSHDFVGKA
- a CDS encoding MazG nucleotide pyrophosphohydrolase domain-containing protein — translated: MSLTLSDLQDYLANHYGDDRDEQGFFMKLVEEVGEVAELLNKRAKRKSSGSENLQEELGKELADLIHYVVAIATVNQIDLTSVIIEKDRSAALKYQHEENLETFLSKLHSNL
- a CDS encoding YkvA family protein; protein product: MMKLNKSFNKQQALEELQSRYQKADALLRDDAKMEPFLEKLEKKLKWIPFVRQELKMIPILISMVRSYWKKDYTRVPRRTMLAIVSALIYFLSPIDVIPDWIPVLGQMDDALVVATCWKLVNKDVEDYRQWQKERKKQQLTK
- the plsY gene encoding glycerol-3-phosphate 1-O-acyltransferase PlsY, whose translation is MKTILLVLIAYFLGSIPTGLWIGKYFYQINLRDFGSGNMGTTNTFRILGIKAGIVTLAVDLLKGTLAVLLAIWFSSSISPLLVGFFAIIGHTYPIFAQFKGGKAVATSAGVLLGFAPIFLFYLLIVFIVTLLLSSMISFTSITVALIAAASALLFPIFDFILKDYDPLFTLVVLAMAGVIVYRHQDNIKRIKAKKENLVPFGLNITKQQPK
- a CDS encoding uracil-DNA glycosylase, whose product is MEHSKWHDLLKKQLPADYFSQINHFLDDVYRQGIIYPKRENIFKALSKTDYDQVKVLILGQDPYHGPGQAQGLSFSVPDDMPAPPSLQNILKELADDIGLRSHHDLTTWAEEGVLLLNACLTVPAGQANGHANLIWEPFTDAVISLLDQREEPLVFILWGAYARKKKTLIKNSKHLILEAPHPSPLSSYRGFFGSKPFSKTNQFLEKHHQHPINWLQ
- the parE gene encoding DNA topoisomerase IV subunit B translates to MAKKEININNYGDDAIQVLEGLDAVRKRPGMYIGSTDATGLHHLVWEIVDNAVDEALSGFGEKISVTLNKNGSVSVADNGRGMPTGKHAMGIPTVQVIFTVLHAGGKFGQGGYKTSGGLHGVGSSVVNALSSWLEVEITRDGAVYKQRFENGGKPVTTLKKIGTAPKSKTGTTVTFMPDASIFSTTDFRFNTISDRLKESAFLLKNVTMTLTDLRPEEEIHEEFHYENGVEDFVAYLNEDKETLTPIISIEGSDQDFQVAIAMQYNDGFSDNILSFVNNVRTKDGGTHETGLKSAITKAMNDYARKTGLLKEKDKNLEGSDYREGLSAVLSILVPEEHLQFEGQTKDKLGSPLARPVVDGIVSEKLTYFLLENGEVASNLIRKAIRARDAREAARKARDESRNGKKNKKDKGLLSGKLTPAQSKNAKKNELYLVEGDSAGGSAKQGRDRKFQAILPLRGKVLNTEKAKMTDILKNEEINTMIHTIGAGVGADFSLDDINYDKIIIMTDADTDGAHIQTLLLTFFYRYMRPLVEAGHVFIALPPLYKMSKGKGKKEVVEYAWSDGELEELRQKFGKGSLLQRYKGLGEMNADQLWETTMNPETRTLIKVTIDDLARAERRVSVLMGDKAAPRRQWIEDNVKFTLEESTVF
- a CDS encoding amino acid ABC transporter permease — its product is MSINWQALFNLDLAIEAVPVILEGLPYTLALSLIGFFLGTILGFFVALCRMSHLWPLRWLAASHVSLMRGIPLMVLLFFIYFGLPFMGIELDAIAATIIAFTFMSSAYISEIIRSSLAAVDNGQWEAARSLGLRTPIIYRKVIIPQAIRIALPPLSNVLLDMVKSTALTAMITVPEMFNKAKIIGGAKSDYMTVYIVVALMYWVICTLYAIGQDKMEKHLAF